A single window of Coffea eugenioides isolate CCC68of chromosome 7, Ceug_1.0, whole genome shotgun sequence DNA harbors:
- the LOC113776995 gene encoding zinc finger BED domain-containing protein RICESLEEPER 2-like has translation MDNASTNDVVARCLQEHYSFRGVLLVNGSNIQVRCWNHVLNLIVQEGLDEINDCIHMVRNAVKYVRGSAKRKLEFLHYADQECISRGKMLSLDICTRWNSTYLMLESALHYRRAYDRMKTRDLNFKDPPLADDWEKARIVHDFLETFYTVTKIFSGSKYCTANVFLRVIYHVFMLLRETSIENSPLLGSMASNMLVKIEKYWLEKEPNILLSVAFVLDPRFKMRKLKTIFSKIYESYLAPYMLDRVHTTLQDLFIEYVKVYEVSC, from the coding sequence ATGGATAATGCTTCAACTAATGATGTTGTTGCTAGATGCTTGCAAGAGCATTATTCATTTAGAGGTGTATTATTGGTAAATGGGAGCAATATTCAAGTTCGTTGTTGGAATCATGTTCTTAATTTGATTGTTCAAGAAGGATTGGATGAGATTAATGATTGTATTCATATGGTTAGGAATGCAGTTAAATATGTTAGAGGATCTGCTAAGAGAAAACTTGAGTTTCTACACTATGCTGACCAGGAATGTATTTCTAGAGGCAAAATGTTATCTCTAGATATATGTACAAGGTGGAACTCAACATATTTAATGCTTGAATCTGCATTACATTATAGGAGAGCTTATGATCGTATGAAAACTCGTGATTTGAACTTCAAGGATCCTCCATTGGCTGATGATTGGGAAAAAGCTCGGATTGTTCATGATTTTCTAGAAACTTTTTATACTGTCACAAAAATTTTCTCTGGCAGCAAATATTGCACAGCTAATGTGTTTCTTCGTGTAATCTACCATGTGTTCATGTTATTAAGGGAAACTTCTATAGAGAACAGTCCACTTCTTGGAAGCATGGCATCGAACATGTTGGTGAAAATTGAGAAATATTGGTTAGAAAAAGAGCCAAATATCTTGCTATCTGTTGCTTTTGTTTTAGATCCCAGgtttaaaatgagaaaattgaaGACCATCTTTAGCAAGATTTATGAGAGCTATTTAGCACCATATATGTTAGATCGTGTTCACACAACACTTCAGGATCTTTTCATCGAGTATGTAAAGGTTTATGAAGTGAGTTGTTAG
- the LOC113777531 gene encoding uncharacterized protein LOC113777531 isoform X3 — MVKYSGHTLISSLTPFCCVLKNHGRLSSSLFYGSSTKSRVYHYCKRSHLHTETIMVSLRYHPSWFSVAPMMDWTDNHFRTLARLISKHAWLYTEMIAAETIVFQKGDLNRFLAYGPEQHPIVLQIGGSNLDNLAKATQLADPYGYDEINFNCGCPSPRVAGHGCFGVRLMLDPKFVAEAMSVIAANTDVPVSVKCRIGVDDHDSYNELCDFIYKVSSQSPTRHFIIHSRKALLNGLTPAENRKIPPLKYEYYYALLRDFPDLQFTINGGIQTIDEIMKSWFMEISLRPHQVNAARTEGAHGVMLGRAAYSNPWQTLGHVDSLVYGAPRSDLTRRQVLEQYQIYGDSVLGKYGQKPSVRDVVKPLLGLFHSEPGNALWKRNVDSAFQHCTEVCRSSYSSPLKSNLKT; from the exons ATGGTGAAGTATTCTGGACATACACTAATTTCTTCTCTTACTCCTTTTTGTTGTGTCCTGAAAAACCATGGCAGATTGTCATCAAGTCTGTTTTATGGAAGTTCAACAAAGTCAAGGGTGTACCATTACTGTAAGAGGAGCCACTTACATACTGAAACTATAATGGTTTCTCTGCGTTATCACCCTTCTTGGTTCAG TGTGGCACCAATGATGGATTGGACAGATAATCACTTTAGGACTTTAGCACGGCTCATCTCAAAACATGCATGGTTATACACAGAAATGATTGCTGCAGAGACAATTGTCTTTCAGAAAGGAGATTTG AACCGATTCTTGGCATATGGTCCAGAGCAACATCCAATAGTACTTCAGATTGGGGGAAGTAATTTGGATAACCTCGCAAAAGCAACTCAACTTGCAGATCCCTATGGCTACGATGAAATCAATTTcaa TTGTGGTTGTCCTAGCCCAAGGGTAGCTGGACATGGCTGTTTTGGCGTGCGTCTTATGCTGGATCCAAAG TTTGTTGCTGAGGCCATGTCAGTTATAGCTGCAAACACTGATGTACCTGTGAGTGTCAAATGCCGAATCGGTGTTGATGACCATGACTCATATAATGAGCTCT GTGATTTCATATACAAGGTTTCATCGCAATCACCTACTAGGCATTTCATTATACACTCCCGAAAAGCATTACTTAATGGACTCACCCCAgctgaaaatagaaaaattcctCCCCTGAA ATACGAATACTATTATGCTTTGTTGCGTGATTTTCCCGATCTACAGTTTACAATAAATGGAGGTATACAAACCATAGATGAA ATTATGAAGTCATGGTTCATGGAAATTTCATTGAGGCCACATCAG GTAAATGCAGCAAGAACAGAAGGTGCTCATGGTGTTATGCTTGGACGTGCAGCCTATAGCAA TCCATGGCAAACATTGGGACATGTAGACAGTTTAGTATATGGTGCACCTCGAAGTGATCTAACCAGGCGTCAG GTCCTTGAGCAGTACCAGATATATGGTGATTCAGTCCTTGGCAAATATGGGCAAAAACCAAGTGTTCGGGATGTTGTTAAG CCTTTGCTTGGTCTTTTTCATTCTGAGCCTGGAAATGCCTTATGGAAACGCAACGTTGACTCTGCTTTTCAACATTGCACG GAGGTATGCAGGAGTAGTTATAGCTCGCCTCTGAAGTCCAATTTAAAAACCTAA
- the LOC113777531 gene encoding uncharacterized protein LOC113777531 isoform X2 translates to MVKYSGHTLISSLTPFCCVLKNHGRLSSSLFYGSSTKSRVYHYCKRSHLHTETIMVSLRYHPSWFSVAPMMDWTDNHFRTLARLISKHAWLYTEMIAAETIVFQKGDLNRFLAYGPEQHPIVLQIGGSNLDNLAKATQLADPYGYDEINFNCGCPSPRVAGHGCFGVRLMLDPKFVAEAMSVIAANTDVPVSVKCRIGVDDHDSYNELCDFIYKVSSQSPTRHFIIHSRKALLNGLTPAENRKIPPLKYEYYYALLRDFPDLQFTINGGIQTIDEVNAARTEGAHGVMLGRAAYSNPWQTLGHVDSLVYGAPRSDLTRRQVLEQYQIYGDSVLGKYGQKPSVRDVVKPLLGLFHSEPGNALWKRNVDSAFQHCTTIKSLLEETLVAIPDFVLDSPVGVAPSGCTEAFANSKSLLPPPYITTEKEIMYA, encoded by the exons ATGGTGAAGTATTCTGGACATACACTAATTTCTTCTCTTACTCCTTTTTGTTGTGTCCTGAAAAACCATGGCAGATTGTCATCAAGTCTGTTTTATGGAAGTTCAACAAAGTCAAGGGTGTACCATTACTGTAAGAGGAGCCACTTACATACTGAAACTATAATGGTTTCTCTGCGTTATCACCCTTCTTGGTTCAG TGTGGCACCAATGATGGATTGGACAGATAATCACTTTAGGACTTTAGCACGGCTCATCTCAAAACATGCATGGTTATACACAGAAATGATTGCTGCAGAGACAATTGTCTTTCAGAAAGGAGATTTG AACCGATTCTTGGCATATGGTCCAGAGCAACATCCAATAGTACTTCAGATTGGGGGAAGTAATTTGGATAACCTCGCAAAAGCAACTCAACTTGCAGATCCCTATGGCTACGATGAAATCAATTTcaa TTGTGGTTGTCCTAGCCCAAGGGTAGCTGGACATGGCTGTTTTGGCGTGCGTCTTATGCTGGATCCAAAG TTTGTTGCTGAGGCCATGTCAGTTATAGCTGCAAACACTGATGTACCTGTGAGTGTCAAATGCCGAATCGGTGTTGATGACCATGACTCATATAATGAGCTCT GTGATTTCATATACAAGGTTTCATCGCAATCACCTACTAGGCATTTCATTATACACTCCCGAAAAGCATTACTTAATGGACTCACCCCAgctgaaaatagaaaaattcctCCCCTGAA ATACGAATACTATTATGCTTTGTTGCGTGATTTTCCCGATCTACAGTTTACAATAAATGGAGGTATACAAACCATAGATGAA GTAAATGCAGCAAGAACAGAAGGTGCTCATGGTGTTATGCTTGGACGTGCAGCCTATAGCAA TCCATGGCAAACATTGGGACATGTAGACAGTTTAGTATATGGTGCACCTCGAAGTGATCTAACCAGGCGTCAG GTCCTTGAGCAGTACCAGATATATGGTGATTCAGTCCTTGGCAAATATGGGCAAAAACCAAGTGTTCGGGATGTTGTTAAG CCTTTGCTTGGTCTTTTTCATTCTGAGCCTGGAAATGCCTTATGGAAACGCAACGTTGACTCTGCTTTTCAACATTGCACG aCTATAAAATCCCTTTTGGAGGAGACATTGGTGGCAATTCCTGACTTTGTTCTGGATTCACCTGTTGGTGTGGCACCATCTGGTTGCACAGAAGCTTTTGCCAATTCAAAAAGTTTATTACCTCCTCCATATATAACCACGGAAAAAGAGATCATGTATGCCTAA
- the LOC113777531 gene encoding uncharacterized protein LOC113777531 isoform X1 yields MVKYSGHTLISSLTPFCCVLKNHGRLSSSLFYGSSTKSRVYHYCKRSHLHTETIMVSLRYHPSWFSVAPMMDWTDNHFRTLARLISKHAWLYTEMIAAETIVFQKGDLNRFLAYGPEQHPIVLQIGGSNLDNLAKATQLADPYGYDEINFNCGCPSPRVAGHGCFGVRLMLDPKFVAEAMSVIAANTDVPVSVKCRIGVDDHDSYNELCDFIYKVSSQSPTRHFIIHSRKALLNGLTPAENRKIPPLKYEYYYALLRDFPDLQFTINGGIQTIDEIMKSWFMEISLRPHQVNAARTEGAHGVMLGRAAYSNPWQTLGHVDSLVYGAPRSDLTRRQVLEQYQIYGDSVLGKYGQKPSVRDVVKPLLGLFHSEPGNALWKRNVDSAFQHCTTIKSLLEETLVAIPDFVLDSPVGVAPSGCTEAFANSKSLLPPPYITTEKEIMYA; encoded by the exons ATGGTGAAGTATTCTGGACATACACTAATTTCTTCTCTTACTCCTTTTTGTTGTGTCCTGAAAAACCATGGCAGATTGTCATCAAGTCTGTTTTATGGAAGTTCAACAAAGTCAAGGGTGTACCATTACTGTAAGAGGAGCCACTTACATACTGAAACTATAATGGTTTCTCTGCGTTATCACCCTTCTTGGTTCAG TGTGGCACCAATGATGGATTGGACAGATAATCACTTTAGGACTTTAGCACGGCTCATCTCAAAACATGCATGGTTATACACAGAAATGATTGCTGCAGAGACAATTGTCTTTCAGAAAGGAGATTTG AACCGATTCTTGGCATATGGTCCAGAGCAACATCCAATAGTACTTCAGATTGGGGGAAGTAATTTGGATAACCTCGCAAAAGCAACTCAACTTGCAGATCCCTATGGCTACGATGAAATCAATTTcaa TTGTGGTTGTCCTAGCCCAAGGGTAGCTGGACATGGCTGTTTTGGCGTGCGTCTTATGCTGGATCCAAAG TTTGTTGCTGAGGCCATGTCAGTTATAGCTGCAAACACTGATGTACCTGTGAGTGTCAAATGCCGAATCGGTGTTGATGACCATGACTCATATAATGAGCTCT GTGATTTCATATACAAGGTTTCATCGCAATCACCTACTAGGCATTTCATTATACACTCCCGAAAAGCATTACTTAATGGACTCACCCCAgctgaaaatagaaaaattcctCCCCTGAA ATACGAATACTATTATGCTTTGTTGCGTGATTTTCCCGATCTACAGTTTACAATAAATGGAGGTATACAAACCATAGATGAA ATTATGAAGTCATGGTTCATGGAAATTTCATTGAGGCCACATCAG GTAAATGCAGCAAGAACAGAAGGTGCTCATGGTGTTATGCTTGGACGTGCAGCCTATAGCAA TCCATGGCAAACATTGGGACATGTAGACAGTTTAGTATATGGTGCACCTCGAAGTGATCTAACCAGGCGTCAG GTCCTTGAGCAGTACCAGATATATGGTGATTCAGTCCTTGGCAAATATGGGCAAAAACCAAGTGTTCGGGATGTTGTTAAG CCTTTGCTTGGTCTTTTTCATTCTGAGCCTGGAAATGCCTTATGGAAACGCAACGTTGACTCTGCTTTTCAACATTGCACG aCTATAAAATCCCTTTTGGAGGAGACATTGGTGGCAATTCCTGACTTTGTTCTGGATTCACCTGTTGGTGTGGCACCATCTGGTTGCACAGAAGCTTTTGCCAATTCAAAAAGTTTATTACCTCCTCCATATATAACCACGGAAAAAGAGATCATGTATGCCTAA
- the LOC113777531 gene encoding uncharacterized protein LOC113777531 isoform X4, whose protein sequence is MVSLRYHPSWFSVAPMMDWTDNHFRTLARLISKHAWLYTEMIAAETIVFQKGDLNRFLAYGPEQHPIVLQIGGSNLDNLAKATQLADPYGYDEINFNCGCPSPRVAGHGCFGVRLMLDPKFVAEAMSVIAANTDVPVSVKCRIGVDDHDSYNELCDFIYKVSSQSPTRHFIIHSRKALLNGLTPAENRKIPPLKYEYYYALLRDFPDLQFTINGGIQTIDEIMKSWFMEISLRPHQVNAARTEGAHGVMLGRAAYSNPWQTLGHVDSLVYGAPRSDLTRRQVLEQYQIYGDSVLGKYGQKPSVRDVVKPLLGLFHSEPGNALWKRNVDSAFQHCTTIKSLLEETLVAIPDFVLDSPVGVAPSGCTEAFANSKSLLPPPYITTEKEIMYA, encoded by the exons ATGGTTTCTCTGCGTTATCACCCTTCTTGGTTCAG TGTGGCACCAATGATGGATTGGACAGATAATCACTTTAGGACTTTAGCACGGCTCATCTCAAAACATGCATGGTTATACACAGAAATGATTGCTGCAGAGACAATTGTCTTTCAGAAAGGAGATTTG AACCGATTCTTGGCATATGGTCCAGAGCAACATCCAATAGTACTTCAGATTGGGGGAAGTAATTTGGATAACCTCGCAAAAGCAACTCAACTTGCAGATCCCTATGGCTACGATGAAATCAATTTcaa TTGTGGTTGTCCTAGCCCAAGGGTAGCTGGACATGGCTGTTTTGGCGTGCGTCTTATGCTGGATCCAAAG TTTGTTGCTGAGGCCATGTCAGTTATAGCTGCAAACACTGATGTACCTGTGAGTGTCAAATGCCGAATCGGTGTTGATGACCATGACTCATATAATGAGCTCT GTGATTTCATATACAAGGTTTCATCGCAATCACCTACTAGGCATTTCATTATACACTCCCGAAAAGCATTACTTAATGGACTCACCCCAgctgaaaatagaaaaattcctCCCCTGAA ATACGAATACTATTATGCTTTGTTGCGTGATTTTCCCGATCTACAGTTTACAATAAATGGAGGTATACAAACCATAGATGAA ATTATGAAGTCATGGTTCATGGAAATTTCATTGAGGCCACATCAG GTAAATGCAGCAAGAACAGAAGGTGCTCATGGTGTTATGCTTGGACGTGCAGCCTATAGCAA TCCATGGCAAACATTGGGACATGTAGACAGTTTAGTATATGGTGCACCTCGAAGTGATCTAACCAGGCGTCAG GTCCTTGAGCAGTACCAGATATATGGTGATTCAGTCCTTGGCAAATATGGGCAAAAACCAAGTGTTCGGGATGTTGTTAAG CCTTTGCTTGGTCTTTTTCATTCTGAGCCTGGAAATGCCTTATGGAAACGCAACGTTGACTCTGCTTTTCAACATTGCACG aCTATAAAATCCCTTTTGGAGGAGACATTGGTGGCAATTCCTGACTTTGTTCTGGATTCACCTGTTGGTGTGGCACCATCTGGTTGCACAGAAGCTTTTGCCAATTCAAAAAGTTTATTACCTCCTCCATATATAACCACGGAAAAAGAGATCATGTATGCCTAA